Proteins encoded by one window of Haematobia irritans isolate KBUSLIRL chromosome 2, ASM5000362v1, whole genome shotgun sequence:
- the papi gene encoding tudor and KH domain containing protein papi — protein MFRNTALANTPTYKLVLGFGLCTLGGAMLYAYFKQRDEDDENQNQDKSQRNPTTTSSKIKSQNSPQHAQKEIKIELKIANEHVSLVAGRQGANLKSIEDRTQTNIHFRDKNDSHKVCEIVGLPDNVKEARSIILKEIERSPIVKEEIYVPQSVCGKIMGRCGEAMQEICRISLAKVSVDSGVRSANTRRITITGNRQQVNIARKMIEDKIEEDENLRKAVEEAEQKREPRRSPANSLNSSMYSSQTSLSSHLPPREKLMASRNDDKPMEVYVSAIASPAKFWVQLIGPQTKKLDDLVANMTAYYNSAENRAMHQIHEPYLGQIVATIFKHDSKWYRAEVVGILPNQYNPNEIVLDLYFVDYGDSEYVLPHEIFELRTDFLTLRFQAVECFLANVKSTRPTDPDTWESQSIEFFEEFTQVARWKKLISRVVTYKDRVKSLTGNAAAREGSPIPGVEIYDIQEGVEVNLGYMMISQGYALPSSDDYPRARSPYNTSRSNSNDALTSSTTSSIQHNLKSQSPPPLSPTYSNGGIDSAEDALIEEQLKHLKTITPYQKYFNGNPELSKMSPAEFINGNNLPETNGHHITPLEQPTTFNGNPQR, from the exons ATGTTCCGCAACACAGCTTTAGCTAATACACCGACATATAAGCTCGTCCTGGGCTTTGGCCTTTGCACATTGGGCGGTGCCAtgttatatgcatattttaagcAACGTGATGAAGATGATGAAAATCAAAATCAGGATAAATCACAAAGAAATCCAACAACGACTtcctcaaaaataaaatcacaaaattcACCCCAACATGcacaaaaagaaattaagatagAATTGAAAATAGCCAATGAACATGTTTCTCTTGTGGCAGGCAGGCAAGGAGCaaatcttaaatctatagaagATCGAACGCAAACTAACATACATTTTCG AGACAAAAATGACTCTCATAAAGTGTGTGAAATTGTGGGCTTGCCAGATAACGTAAAGGAGGCACGTTCaattattttaaaggaaatcGAACGTTCGCCCATTGTAAAGGAAGAAATCTATGTACCCCAAAGTGTTTGTGGTAAAATAATGGGTCGCTGCGGAGAAGCAATGCAAGAAATATGCCGTATTTCACTGGCCAAAGTGTCCGTGGACTCAGGAGTACGAAGTGCCAACACAAGACGCATAACTATTACAGGTAATCGTCAACAAGTCAATATTGCCCGCAAAATGATTGAGGATAAAATCGAAGAAGATGAAAATCTCCGCAAGGCTGTCgaagaagcagaacaaaaacgcGAACCCCGAAGATCGCCAGCGAATAGTCTCAATTCGAGTATGTATTCATCGCAAACATCATTAAGTTCACATTTGCCTCCACGTGAAAAACTAATGGCCTCCCGCAATGACGATAAACCCATGGAAGTGTATGTCTCCGCTATAGCATCGCCAGCTAAATTCTGGGTACAACTTATAGgacctcaaacaaaaaaattggatgaTTTGGTGGCAAACATGACTGCCTATTATAATTCTGCCGAAAATCGTGCAATGCATCAAATCCATGAACCATATCTGGGGCAAATTGTAGCAACCATCTTTAAACATGACAGCAAATGGTATAGAGCTGAAGTTGTTGGTATCCTGCCCAATCAATACAACCCCAATGAAATAGTATTGGATTTATATTTTGTGGACTACGGTGATAGTGAATATGTACTACCTCATGAAATTTTTGAACTACGCACGGATTTTCTAACCTTAAG ATTCCAAGCAGTTGAATGTTTCTTAGCTAATGTTAAATCGACGCGACCTACTGACCCTGATACTTGGGAATCACAGTCCATAGAATTCTTTGAAGAGTTTACCCAGG TTGCTCGCTGGAAGAAACTCATATCGAGAGTTGTCACATATAAGGATCGTGTTAAATCTCTTACTGGAAACGCGGCAGCTCGAGAAGGTTCGCCTATTCCTGGAGTTGAAATATACGACATACAAGAAG GTGTTGAAGTTAATTTGGGCTATATGATGATATCTCAAGGTTATGCTTTGCCCTCCTCTGACGATTATCCTCGCGCCAGATCACCTTATAATACAAGCCGCAGCAATTCTAATGATGCATTGACCTCATCCACAACGTCCTCCATACAACACAATTTAAAATCACAATCACCTCCACCATTATCGCCAACATACTCAAATGGTGGAATTGATTCGGCTGAAGATGCCCTTATTGAGGAACAACTTAAACACCTGAAAACAATCACACCATATCAAAAGTACTTTAATGGCAATCCTGAattgtcaaaaatgtcaccGGCAGAGTTTATAAATGGCAATAATTTACCAGAGACAAATGGACATCACATTACGCCCTTAGAGCAACCAACAACATTTAATGGCAATCCGCAACGATAA